The genomic interval GGATTTCCTTCACGCAAGTCATATCGTGTGCCGTCTACTGGCTCCAAACCTGTTGGCAGAAGTCGATCATTAACCTGCACGTGGGTGCGAGCAGGTAGAGTCAAACGGCAAGCGCCATTATCAGCGTCCATTTGCGCTGTGGTATCGCTATCGGTACCGTTAGCGAACCATGGGTGAGTAGCTAAAGCCCATGGAGCATTGGTGGAGCCGTTATTGTAGGCTTCAATGCTCATCTGTAATCCATCATCCTCGTGCAGCGTATACGTTACTGTAACCACAAGGTCGAATGGATAGCCTGGCAAATTTGGTGTGCGCCACGTTAAGCTGACGCTGTTGCTCGATAAGGATTGCAGCGTCCAAGGATAGCGATAGCCCAAACCGTGAATAGAATTGTGTCGTTCATGCTCATCAATAGGGAAGGAATATTCTGTTCCTTCAAACTCATACACACCATCTTCAATACGATTAGGGTACGGAATAAGAATCTGTCCGCTGCACGCTTTGACTGGATGGTTAGGGTCGAAAGGAACAATAATATCCTTACCGTCCAGAGTAAAACTTTCTAAAGCTGCACCCTGCTGCGTAACTACTGCAGTGTAGCCGCCAGCATGAATCGTATATTCATTACCTGCCCGTGATGGGAGATTACCTGTCATCTGTACCTCTTTCGTACTTCATTGTGCGCGCCCATATTATTAGATTATTCGTATGTGTTTAGCGCGGATGGCTGCCTTCGGAAGCAACAGATGCAATTTTAGCATTAAGTAGCGTTATTAAGTCAATTGGTTTAACACCTACGCTCAGACCGCGTTTGCCACCCGATACGAGAATCATGTCATAGAGTTGGGCGCTTTCATCAAGTACAGTGTCGTGCTGTGTTTTATGGCCAAAAGGAGATATTCCGCCCACAACATAA from Alloscardovia omnicolens carries:
- a CDS encoding aldose 1-epimerase family protein, giving the protein MTGNLPSRAGNEYTIHAGGYTAVVTQQGAALESFTLDGKDIIVPFDPNHPVKACSGQILIPYPNRIEDGVYEFEGTEYSFPIDEHERHNSIHGLGYRYPWTLQSLSSNSVSLTWRTPNLPGYPFDLVVTVTYTLHEDDGLQMSIEAYNNGSTNAPWALATHPWFANGTDSDTTAQMDADNGACRLTLPARTHVQVNDRLLPTGLEPVDGTRYDLREGNPMGIQSFDDAWTDLDYAADGSVQAIFTRPDGIEVTITGDETITSFQVCNGFGWEASHKPAGVAIEPQTAYANAFKTGKDVIVIEPGRSSRTTISYAARVLA